One part of the Deinococcus aquiradiocola genome encodes these proteins:
- a CDS encoding MFS transporter, which translates to MTFTPEPATAAPASASALAYPEFRWLIASSVSSTLASRALAVVIGYQIYQITRNPLALGWLGLVEAVPALGLALLGGHFADRHDRRAILLVTRSVLILSALLMAVLSHGGTVNIAALYALVFVAGLARGFGDPAASAFETQVVPMQAFVNASSWLGSAWQGASIVGPALGGFAFDLLGVRGAYLLIAVFQLVAWLSVQRIAPKPVPRPEGEQEPVGQSIRAGVQFVTRDPVLVGSMALDLFAVLFGGAVALLPVFASDILHVGARGLGFLIAAPSVGALLVMLWATRRPPVHRAGRTLLLNIAGFGVSIIVFALSRNLYVSLAALFFSGVFDGVSMVIRRAILRLRTPAHLRGRVASVSLLFIGSSNEIGAFESGLAAGWLGTVRSVWLGGLVTLGVVGMVAAKVPALRHLNLDDPEMTVKPEMTVQTES; encoded by the coding sequence GTGACCTTCACGCCTGAACCCGCCACCGCCGCGCCCGCCAGCGCGTCCGCCCTCGCGTACCCGGAGTTCCGCTGGCTGATCGCGAGCAGCGTCAGCAGCACCCTCGCGAGCCGCGCGCTGGCCGTCGTGATCGGCTACCAGATCTACCAGATCACCCGTAACCCGCTCGCGCTCGGCTGGCTGGGACTCGTGGAAGCAGTGCCCGCCCTGGGGCTGGCACTGCTGGGCGGGCACTTCGCGGACCGGCACGACCGGCGCGCGATCCTGCTCGTGACGCGCAGCGTCCTGATCCTCAGCGCCCTCCTGATGGCCGTCCTGTCGCACGGCGGGACCGTGAACATCGCCGCGCTGTACGCGCTGGTGTTCGTGGCGGGCCTCGCGCGCGGCTTCGGCGACCCGGCCGCGAGCGCCTTCGAGACGCAGGTCGTGCCGATGCAGGCCTTCGTGAACGCGTCCTCGTGGCTGGGCAGCGCGTGGCAGGGCGCGAGCATCGTCGGGCCCGCCCTGGGCGGCTTCGCGTTCGACCTGCTCGGCGTGCGCGGCGCGTACCTGCTCATCGCGGTCTTTCAGCTCGTGGCGTGGCTGAGCGTGCAGCGCATCGCACCGAAACCCGTCCCGCGCCCCGAAGGGGAACAGGAGCCCGTCGGGCAGAGCATCCGCGCGGGCGTGCAGTTCGTGACGCGCGACCCGGTCCTGGTGGGCAGCATGGCCCTCGACCTGTTCGCGGTGCTGTTCGGCGGCGCGGTCGCGCTGCTGCCGGTCTTCGCGAGCGACATCCTGCACGTCGGCGCGCGCGGCCTGGGCTTCCTGATCGCCGCGCCCAGCGTCGGCGCGCTGCTCGTGATGCTGTGGGCCACGCGCCGCCCGCCCGTGCACCGTGCGGGCCGCACGCTGCTCCTGAACATCGCGGGCTTCGGGGTGAGCATCATCGTGTTCGCACTCTCCCGGAACCTGTACGTCAGTCTCGCCGCGCTTTTCTTCAGCGGCGTGTTCGACGGAGTCAGCATGGTCATCCGCCGCGCCATCCTGCGCCTGCGCACGCCCGCGCACCTGCGGGGCCGCGTGGCGAGCGTCAGCCTGCTGTTCATCGGGTCCAGCAACGAGATCGGCGCCTTCGAGAGCGGCCTGGCCGCCGGGTGGCTCGGCACGGTCCGCAGCGTCTGGCTGGGCGGACTGGTCACGCTGGGCGTCGTGGGCATGGTCGCCGCGAAGGTCCCCGCGCTGCGCCACCTGAACCTCGACGACCCTGAAATGACCGTGAAGCCCGAAATGACCGTCCAGACCGAATCCTGA